In one Rhodothermaceae bacterium genomic region, the following are encoded:
- a CDS encoding Fic family protein yields MQHDKITSRIGSKIVISSVGEERVEAYLPPPLPPDPPVNMQTLTDKLGKAHWVMGRLDGVSAILPATPIFLYAYVRQEALLSSQIEGTQSSLSDLLLFEVDDALGNPPDDVQEVSNYVAAMNYGLERIAGGFPVSQRLMLEIHEILLSKGRGSTKLPGEFRLSQNWIGGSRPENALYVPPPPWCVANLMSDLETFIHTDYPEYTALVKAGLMHVQFETIHPFLDGNGCLGRLMITFLLCASGLLRHPILYLSLHFKTYRSRYYELLQRVRTHGDWETWLEFFLDGVIHTSEHAIETTQKILELFERDHEKIKQSGKLASSPLRIHRVLQERPVLSAPYVVKSAGISLSTVYSALRHLQSIGIVREVTGKKKNRIFAYDEYFQILNKISDPTA; encoded by the coding sequence CCGCCGCTTCCCCCAGATCCACCGGTTAATATGCAAACGTTAACCGACAAACTGGGAAAGGCGCATTGGGTCATGGGAAGATTGGATGGCGTGAGTGCGATTTTGCCAGCTACTCCAATTTTTCTGTACGCATACGTCAGGCAGGAGGCGTTGCTATCATCCCAGATTGAAGGAACCCAGTCATCATTGTCTGATCTGCTACTCTTTGAGGTTGATGATGCACTTGGTAATCCCCCGGATGATGTACAGGAAGTGTCCAACTATGTGGCTGCGATGAATTATGGATTAGAACGTATCGCAGGCGGTTTCCCAGTAAGTCAGCGCTTGATGCTGGAAATACATGAAATCCTCCTTTCCAAAGGGCGTGGGAGTACAAAACTGCCAGGGGAATTTAGGCTATCACAAAATTGGATCGGAGGATCGCGTCCAGAGAATGCTTTGTACGTTCCCCCTCCCCCATGGTGTGTCGCCAATTTGATGAGCGACCTTGAAACATTTATTCACACGGATTATCCCGAATACACCGCTCTGGTCAAGGCTGGTTTGATGCATGTTCAATTTGAAACGATTCATCCATTCTTGGACGGGAATGGGTGCCTAGGGAGATTGATGATTACATTCTTGCTGTGCGCGAGTGGACTTCTAAGACATCCGATTCTCTATCTCAGTCTGCATTTCAAGACATACAGATCTCGTTATTATGAGTTATTACAGCGCGTGCGCACACATGGTGATTGGGAAACATGGCTTGAATTCTTTTTGGATGGTGTGATCCATACGTCGGAGCATGCTATCGAGACTACCCAAAAAATTCTCGAGCTATTTGAGAGAGACCATGAAAAGATTAAACAGTCGGGGAAGCTTGCGTCATCACCACTTCGGATACACAGAGTATTGCAGGAGCGTCCAGTGCTCTCGGCACCGTATGTCGTCAAGAGTGCTGGCATTTCGTTATCGACAGTATACAGTGCCCTCAGGCACCTTCAAAGCATAGGTATCGTGAGAGAAGTGACCGGAAAGAAAAAGAATCGCATTTTCGCGTATGACGAGTATTTTCAGATTTTGAACAAGATCAGTGATCCCACTGCATAA
- the carA gene encoding glutamine-hydrolyzing carbamoyl-phosphate synthase small subunit, giving the protein MSFVPRPSKLALADGTVVNGTAIGAGGESGGELCFNTSMTGYQEILTDPSYHGQIMMMTYPHIGNYGAHDEDTEAAKPMVSALVVRAFSQEYSNLLAQESLHNYMDRHGLVGITGIDTRRLVLHIRKCGVMNAVISSVDLEDSSLIEKAQDWPSMEGLELASRVTCSESYVFSDSGDRRIAVYDFGVKTNILRTFAALGCQVRVFPGATPLKDVLSWSPDGLFFSNGPGDPRAMPEAVDCVREAMTTELPLFGICLGHQLMALAQGIEVFKMYVGHRGANQPVKNLATGHVEVTTQNHGFSVDPESVSAKLADVSHLNLNDQTVEGLRFKKFQGFSVQYHPEASPGPHDSRYLFEEYLKMCSKTKS; this is encoded by the coding sequence ATGAGTTTTGTACCACGACCTTCAAAGCTTGCATTGGCTGATGGCACGGTAGTCAACGGTACAGCAATTGGTGCCGGTGGTGAGAGTGGAGGGGAACTCTGCTTTAATACAAGTATGACAGGGTACCAGGAGATTCTTACCGATCCCTCCTATCATGGACAGATCATGATGATGACCTATCCTCATATTGGGAATTATGGTGCCCATGATGAGGATACCGAGGCGGCAAAACCAATGGTTTCCGCTTTGGTCGTCCGGGCATTTTCCCAGGAGTATTCCAACTTGCTGGCACAGGAATCCCTGCATAACTATATGGACCGACATGGTCTGGTCGGGATCACGGGAATAGATACCCGAAGACTGGTCCTACACATTCGTAAGTGCGGTGTTATGAATGCTGTGATCTCATCCGTAGACTTGGAGGATAGTTCTCTGATCGAAAAAGCGCAGGATTGGCCCAGCATGGAGGGATTGGAATTAGCGTCCAGAGTGACATGCAGTGAATCTTACGTATTCTCCGATTCAGGTGACCGACGTATTGCGGTCTATGATTTTGGGGTGAAAACGAATATCCTGCGCACGTTTGCAGCACTAGGATGTCAGGTTAGAGTTTTTCCTGGCGCGACCCCCCTGAAAGATGTCTTGTCCTGGTCCCCAGATGGATTATTCTTTTCGAATGGTCCTGGAGACCCGCGCGCCATGCCAGAGGCAGTGGATTGCGTGCGGGAGGCAATGACTACAGAATTACCTCTTTTTGGAATTTGCCTCGGGCATCAACTGATGGCGTTGGCACAGGGGATTGAGGTATTCAAGATGTATGTTGGTCACCGAGGAGCCAATCAGCCGGTCAAAAATCTTGCGACTGGACATGTTGAAGTAACGACTCAGAATCATGGATTCTCAGTTGATCCTGAGTCTGTGTCCGCTAAATTGGCAGACGTTTCCCATCTGAACCTCAATGATCAGACAGTTGAGGGCCTTCGATTTAAGAAATTTCAAGGATTCAGCGTTCAGTATCATCCCGAAGCATCTCCGGGGCCGCATGATAGTCGTTATCTGTTTGAAGAGTACCTAAAGATGTGTTCAAAAACCAAATCCTGA